The Macadamia integrifolia cultivar HAES 741 unplaced genomic scaffold, SCU_Mint_v3 scaffold3822, whole genome shotgun sequence DNA window GAGCCAAGAACACTCAGAGCGCTTCGAGAAGATCCCATCCTACGTTGGATCATGCCGCTGCCGGTTTATCCGGTAGGCCCAATAGTTAGATCATCCGGTCTACCTTGTGACAAATCACATGCAGACTGTCTGGCTTGGCTGGTTGAACAACCCGTCGAATCGGTGATTTATGTATCGTTTGGGAGCGGCGGAACGCTGTCGGAAGAGCAACTCACTGAGTTGGCCTTTGGGTTGGAGTTGAGTGGGAAACGATTCCTTTGGGTGGTGCGTCCGCCTGCTGGCAAGGACGGGGCTTTATTCAACGCCGGAGGCGGAGGTGATGGGCTTTCAAGGTATTTGCGCGATGGGTTCTTGAATCGAACCCAAGAGGTAGGATTGGTTGTCCCTATGTG harbors:
- the LOC122068408 gene encoding anthocyanidin 3-O-glucosyltransferase 5-like; the encoded protein is MPLPVYPVGPIVRSSGLPCDKSHADCLAWLVEQPVESVIYVSFGSGGTLSEEQLTELAFGLELSGKRFLWVVRPPAGKDGALFNAGGGGDGLSRYLRDGFLNRTQEVGLVVPMWAPQLVVLSHPSVGITLWMELDIGKHGERSTDYCVAAVRRTEDECGNGGGGIMCGFEDEGVADEDGGEKGRDREAGEVGNGKGRGSNEEKNEGSEGEWVESGG